A section of the Leminorella richardii genome encodes:
- a CDS encoding TetR/AcrR family transcriptional regulator: MSISEVKPRRGRPPKHPRDNPDTKNALIRSGIEMLTERGYMTSDIDGILKRVGVPKGSFYYYFESKESFGREIMASYSRYFAYKLDKCLLDNSLTPLKRIYSFYEDAKRGMEKYAFERGCLVGNLGQEVATLPDGYREILNDILIDWQSRIARCLQEAQTVGEISSRADCNALAAFFWIGWEGAVMRAKLVKDQEPMSIFINNFISMLPR, encoded by the coding sequence ATGAGCATTTCTGAAGTAAAGCCGCGCAGAGGGCGCCCTCCAAAGCATCCAAGGGATAATCCTGATACAAAGAATGCCCTGATCCGCAGCGGTATCGAAATGCTCACTGAACGCGGCTACATGACTTCAGATATCGACGGGATTTTGAAAAGAGTCGGCGTTCCAAAGGGGTCTTTTTACTATTATTTTGAGAGTAAAGAGTCGTTTGGCCGAGAAATCATGGCGAGTTACTCTCGCTACTTCGCGTATAAACTGGATAAATGCCTGCTTGATAACTCCCTGACGCCGCTAAAGCGCATATATTCGTTTTATGAAGATGCAAAGCGGGGAATGGAAAAATACGCTTTTGAGCGGGGCTGCCTAGTCGGCAATCTTGGTCAGGAGGTGGCCACACTGCCCGATGGATACAGAGAGATTCTGAATGACATTCTTATCGACTGGCAGAGTCGCATTGCGCGCTGTTTACAAGAGGCACAAACCGTCGGTGAGATATCGTCACGCGCGGACTGTAACGCGCTAGCTGCATTTTTTTGGATCGGGTGGGAAGGCGCGGTTATGCGCGCCAAGCTTGTTAAAGACCAAGAGCCAATGAGCATTTTCATCAATAATTTTATTAGCATGCTGCCCCGGTAA
- a CDS encoding LysR family transcriptional regulator, translating to MHINLYELIKIFIEIVESGSFSQAAENLQIHRPAVTKAVQQLEVHCGARLLQRTTRRIHLTPEGEAFYHRSKPLLAQSDDLLETFAVDRPLCGQLRVDMPTSFATQLVVPNLPDFYRAYPEIEIVLSSSDRRRDMLRNGLDCVLRMGALEDGDYIARPLGNISMTTCASPAYLGAYGIPETLEDLQRHRAVNWINSSSRRTMSWMFQSASGTEEVRLPGRLVLDNSEAYIAAGLAGLGLLQGMNIFLQPYIDSGQLVEVLPNHPVPPRKLSLLYPHRHLSRKVRAFAEWLETLL from the coding sequence ATGCATATCAACCTTTATGAACTGATTAAAATTTTTATCGAGATTGTTGAGTCGGGCAGTTTTAGCCAGGCGGCGGAAAATCTGCAAATTCATCGGCCAGCTGTGACGAAGGCCGTACAGCAGCTTGAGGTGCACTGCGGCGCGCGCCTGCTACAGCGCACTACGCGGCGTATTCATCTGACGCCCGAAGGGGAGGCGTTTTATCACCGGAGTAAACCGCTGCTGGCTCAGTCAGACGACCTGCTGGAGACGTTTGCCGTCGATAGGCCTCTGTGTGGTCAACTGCGCGTGGATATGCCGACCTCTTTTGCTACTCAATTGGTGGTGCCCAATCTGCCTGATTTTTATCGTGCGTATCCCGAGATTGAAATTGTACTGAGCAGCTCCGATCGGCGTCGGGACATGCTGCGCAACGGCCTTGACTGCGTGTTGCGCATGGGGGCGCTGGAGGACGGTGACTATATTGCCCGGCCTCTGGGCAATATCAGTATGACCACTTGCGCCAGTCCGGCCTATCTTGGGGCTTACGGCATTCCTGAGACCCTCGAGGATCTACAGCGACACCGGGCCGTCAACTGGATCAACAGCAGCAGTCGTCGGACGATGTCATGGATGTTTCAGAGCGCGTCGGGGACAGAGGAAGTACGTCTGCCGGGCCGGCTGGTGCTGGATAATTCTGAAGCCTACATCGCCGCAGGGCTGGCGGGACTGGGGCTGCTACAGGGGATGAATATCTTTTTACAGCCGTACATCGACAGCGGACAGCTGGTGGAAGTTTTACCGAATCACCCTGTTCCGCCACGCAAGCTGTCACTGCTTTATCCACACCGCCATCTTTCTCGCAAGGTGCGTGCATTTGCTGAGTGGCTGGAAACGCTGCTGTAG
- a CDS encoding NAD(P)H-dependent flavin oxidoreductase: protein MQSNKICQILGIEKPVIQGPLSWLTDARLVAAVSNAGGLGVLGPNAGLTAETAASTPEETAEKMREEIRKTKALTQKPFAINLIPTPENDVWTPPIMQVIKEEGVKAVVYTGYGEEAIIPALFNELKEAGIKIIYRDLNPTPGNAQQAESAGADVIVATGFDEGGTLPGTALGTFSIVPMIVDAVQNVPVLAAGGITDNRTAKAAHALGAQGVFAGSVFISTVESRVPQSIKDKIVEANGLDLLLFRTLPDYYRSLPGKLTNKLVEMDRAGATREELGKTMGGLRGLRIGMLEGNIDEGYISLGTGIGSIRRVQSVAEVVNELTA from the coding sequence ATGCAAAGCAACAAGATCTGCCAGATTCTGGGCATAGAAAAACCGGTTATTCAGGGGCCGCTCTCGTGGCTAACCGATGCCCGACTGGTCGCCGCCGTCAGTAACGCCGGTGGGCTGGGCGTGCTGGGGCCAAACGCTGGCTTAACGGCAGAAACGGCGGCGTCCACACCGGAAGAAACGGCGGAAAAAATGCGCGAAGAAATTCGCAAAACCAAAGCTCTTACCCAAAAGCCTTTCGCCATCAACCTAATCCCTACGCCTGAGAACGACGTTTGGACACCGCCTATCATGCAGGTCATAAAGGAAGAAGGGGTCAAAGCCGTTGTCTATACCGGCTACGGTGAAGAAGCCATCATCCCTGCTCTATTTAACGAACTGAAAGAAGCCGGTATTAAAATCATCTACCGCGACCTTAATCCTACCCCGGGAAATGCCCAGCAGGCAGAAAGCGCCGGCGCAGATGTGATAGTGGCTACGGGGTTTGATGAAGGAGGCACACTGCCCGGTACTGCCCTTGGTACGTTTTCCATCGTGCCGATGATTGTCGACGCAGTACAAAACGTCCCCGTCCTAGCTGCTGGTGGTATCACCGATAACCGCACCGCCAAAGCTGCTCACGCGCTTGGGGCGCAAGGGGTCTTTGCGGGCTCGGTCTTTATTAGCACAGTGGAAAGCCGCGTCCCCCAATCGATAAAAGATAAAATCGTCGAAGCCAACGGGCTGGATTTGCTTCTGTTCCGCACTCTTCCCGACTATTACCGCTCGCTGCCCGGCAAGCTGACAAACAAACTGGTTGAGATGGATCGGGCAGGAGCGACGCGTGAAGAGCTGGGCAAAACCATGGGGGGTCTACGAGGTCTGCGTATCGGCATGCTAGAAGGAAATATCGACGAGGGATATATCTCACTGGGTACCGGCATTGGCAGCATCAGGCGCGTTCAAAGCGTTGCTGAAGTGGTCAATGAGCTCACCGCCTAA
- a CDS encoding tRNA-binding protein — protein MNEITFEDFLSVELRVGKIISAEPFPKARNPSYILHVDFGEEIGVRKSSAQITHHYTIEELIGKQVVAVVNFPKKQIGPIQSECLVTGFHDRDGGVILCVPDKEAPLGTKLL, from the coding sequence ATGAATGAAATTACGTTTGAAGACTTCTTAAGCGTTGAGCTCAGAGTAGGAAAAATTATTAGCGCGGAGCCTTTCCCTAAAGCAAGAAATCCTTCTTATATACTGCACGTTGATTTTGGTGAGGAAATTGGCGTTCGAAAAAGCAGTGCGCAAATTACTCACCACTACACAATCGAAGAGTTGATTGGAAAACAGGTCGTTGCCGTAGTGAATTTTCCTAAAAAACAAATTGGGCCCATTCAGTCAGAATGCCTGGTGACCGGGTTCCACGATCGTGACGGCGGCGTGATACTCTGCGTTCCGGATAAAGAAGCACCGCTTGGGACTAAGCTTTTATAG
- a CDS encoding autotransporter outer membrane beta-barrel domain-containing protein, with amino-acid sequence MNKSYRVVFNFNLGIWIAVGEFARGKKKAGKSLTARIKPRALMLPLLFLTNYVYAADCTSTQLPPVAGASAGVYECYVSGALQDTNGDGKIDAIDTTNSANYKNRNQVFNSDTVFSLSNGVQWLPAVNGPTTPLPVDYVNASDLYDKGALTITDKNGNVLTSLPTIDDWNLDATGGKTQISWVKTDGTTGYADVYDIDGIGITKDINAATGFAAQIITSQPTEPFINLTLATISGAAKLDLVSNGVQNADGFAIDWQPGQVKQSSFFVAENGGTINQAADTPIRVTFAYTDGVNNPTDNTPVSGDFGPTKVLSGSSVTFQGANYVIDSKDALNRYNQALIAAIQDNTLTASDYESWFRKAFKDGSPEYTYTYDPSKVDYTDYYITPEMRASIGKRAIFEADGTGVVNLNANVAAIGQPSIQAYNAWAHDGGTVNNHGDVIVNNAGTQNALIESGAAFNNTGTLTFNVDGTNWADQVANSGSVYTNTASGVISVSTSKKNNAGGSYPNRYAKYSRNVATEVLDGASAINQGSYFIGTSEPSGSVGTATGVHIVNSGSFLNSGTMTIGKNASGGDVTLKGGSNAETLYVDESYNAASAYVNNSGAAISMRNDGTININRTAQNSVAMNIGEDPVLSNTTGSVFVPKNVTVENTGTINVNGKNSAGLKAAGAFTLANSDRIINTGIINVTGAGSSGIFAASGAEIINDGSVVVTGTASLNNRAYGIRADNATVSLESNSSLTVKGSYTTGLYARTGGQINVNGGTIAVPVDANATNQVVFWVSGKNAEGVTSTINFSNPTNYSLENNNSTLFRVDQGATYNGNSSNLETVNVDGDGSNGYTIATRGTTFISSATTLNVNGAGATGINVNSGAGTDNRVNLTRDTEISVNGRGATIATVDGNTYDVLGNKVGQDGAKLITEAQLKAGNGGQVAENAIGYKIINKGELVQNGTINFSNASNTTGVYIDGGTLTNNGAITSNGIGVDVYQTGSDTSVVNNASDITAINGTAAIRLNNRASLKVGGSGTITGHGTADAIRVMSGASLTTDGAKIVVNGTGSGIHFLNTASDAAGSTFHLSGSGTISVTGNNAAGITLEGQNSSGNPTMSNANMDTRGSEQLIINVNALGGNGIVTNTSGYVYSGTSVNINSADGQSALVVKGTTTDIQQAGNLTSQSTSSAVVDLTQLSNPTSTLGFANSGKITASGGGLAVDAATHSGKVNFSNTGSGNITGGVALGSGGNSILLRDSSSVDDVTTGNGNNTITVQNAAKLTGTLTAGDGANTVNLKDTSQTNAVTLGNGGNVVNVYGGTLNGTLLSGSGSDRYSLIGVNVGNATPAQSVNAFSTLNGGAGIDLLTATQKTWYTLTDPNNIQNIENLSVEQNSTFEVKNINLALTDAGAGTNIVSLDSGSTYFINFDATSTDYLLQQNIRGDGTIRTNTNGKMFDFGNADYTRDNFTGTLALGNGRMNVDGDNTIALTNATLQLDTDGVGILEKGLPTQVIGGLRFNGGTLLVEEGFIGSKQNQLHSHLQVTDLDVRGDGTVNVIADGFDNDYNPQQQLEDLSRKSLLRQDEGNPLVAIVNATGTVLGKAVDLDLVLTDPNGNPLPDDRDQDQDIRQNNETVAIGTYGIGGTTGTLGDGLYAAYLLKQIDILNGKTVNLETSPGDTNNSLDLSAKLTGTGNVSINAYGTYLSLSNNNNNYTGSTVVNHGILILGDNNVLGQANQHTSALNLVTNTQVQFGSTTQYVGQLNSQRSSLVALEQGTLNISNGGVVNGQITSAANAFLKVNGGTLDVTAANTGYHGTTAIAAPATTNIYHVAGLGDGAISLAGILNVTKAAPGNLMNAISGSGKANIVNGSDVNLTGNNSGFSGSFNIDAKSTLRASSAQNIGDDTPSSVTRAAPLASGTPAAIHNSGSLWLTNAQAKTWTVNNLIDGTGDVYKQGGGTLALTQSAAQYTGKTYVNQGALTAGEVASAITVKSSLVNIAQGAQFGGYGSIAGSVDNKGTFNVGGLDKAELKKATTYSVNGSFSNAGSIILGSDSVTGSTLNVGGDYVSKGGALYLNTVLNKGFAETDTDQMRVGGSVRNDGGPTRIYVQNVLGKGAFTQPDAIKVVDVKGGTDGSAFVLGRPTVIGIYEYRLSKGTKDNSWYLSSFNPVYPPGENVGEPNLHYVNPMIGGFAANQNALSLFNMTLHDRLGEPQYAESRRQDDDLAHSLWMRVVGSHQRYNAISDQVRLDGHSTVVQLGNDLIHWSDNNDWRGRAGIMGGFGNQKMSSKSRRTGSEATANVNSAYSVGVYGTLYQNDENPLGTYIDTWALYNWYSNTVAMSGYSDANYDSHGYNLSIEAGHTFVFDKDEEKQREWQFMPQAQLTYGQMTSDGVSNDAGLSIDKTKSTSLESRLGARLTRVYHFEDDQSVQPFVETNWRHQFRSNTLTFNETYQFENKQPENRYELKVGVEGQRNKNLNGWANVSYSVGDSDYREPKAMVGIKYQW; translated from the coding sequence ATGAACAAATCATATCGCGTTGTTTTTAATTTTAATTTAGGCATATGGATTGCTGTTGGTGAGTTTGCCCGAGGGAAAAAGAAAGCAGGAAAAAGCCTCACTGCACGAATCAAACCACGCGCTTTAATGCTGCCGTTACTTTTCTTAACAAATTATGTTTACGCCGCTGACTGTACATCGACGCAGCTGCCGCCGGTTGCCGGGGCAAGTGCCGGGGTCTATGAATGTTATGTGTCCGGCGCACTACAGGATACCAATGGCGATGGCAAAATCGACGCTATCGATACAACCAACTCAGCAAACTATAAAAATAGAAATCAGGTATTTAATAGCGATACCGTCTTTTCATTAAGCAACGGCGTTCAGTGGCTGCCGGCGGTAAACGGCCCAACCACGCCGCTGCCGGTAGACTATGTCAACGCCTCTGACCTCTACGACAAAGGCGCGCTGACGATAACCGACAAAAATGGCAACGTGCTAACCTCGCTCCCCACCATTGACGACTGGAATCTGGACGCCACTGGCGGGAAAACGCAAATCAGCTGGGTGAAAACCGACGGCACCACCGGTTACGCTGACGTTTACGATATCGACGGCATTGGCATCACCAAAGACATCAACGCAGCGACCGGCTTTGCGGCACAAATCATTACCTCCCAGCCAACAGAGCCGTTTATCAACCTAACGCTGGCCACCATTAGCGGAGCCGCCAAGCTCGATCTGGTCAGTAACGGCGTACAAAATGCCGACGGCTTTGCCATTGACTGGCAGCCGGGTCAGGTAAAACAAAGCTCGTTCTTCGTCGCTGAAAACGGCGGCACAATCAATCAGGCAGCAGACACGCCAATCCGAGTCACCTTTGCCTATACAGACGGCGTAAATAACCCAACAGACAACACTCCCGTGTCCGGCGACTTTGGCCCGACTAAAGTACTGTCAGGCTCCAGCGTCACCTTTCAAGGCGCTAACTACGTTATTGACTCGAAAGATGCCCTGAACCGCTACAACCAGGCACTGATCGCCGCGATTCAGGACAACACCCTGACCGCCTCAGATTATGAGTCCTGGTTCCGCAAGGCGTTTAAAGACGGCTCACCGGAATATACTTACACCTACGATCCGTCAAAAGTTGACTATACCGACTACTACATCACGCCAGAGATGCGAGCCAGTATCGGCAAACGAGCCATTTTTGAGGCTGACGGCACTGGAGTCGTGAATCTCAATGCTAACGTGGCGGCTATCGGGCAGCCGTCGATTCAGGCCTATAACGCCTGGGCGCACGACGGCGGAACGGTAAATAACCACGGCGACGTGATTGTAAACAATGCAGGCACACAAAACGCCCTGATCGAAAGCGGCGCTGCTTTTAACAATACCGGTACTCTGACCTTTAACGTCGACGGCACCAACTGGGCGGATCAGGTGGCAAACAGCGGCTCGGTGTATACCAACACCGCCAGCGGCGTCATCTCTGTGTCCACCTCAAAGAAAAACAATGCCGGGGGCTCATACCCTAACCGCTACGCGAAATACAGCCGTAACGTCGCCACTGAAGTGCTGGACGGCGCATCGGCTATCAACCAGGGAAGCTACTTTATCGGTACCAGCGAGCCGTCGGGCAGCGTTGGCACCGCAACCGGTGTGCATATTGTTAACTCAGGCAGCTTCCTCAATAGCGGCACCATGACCATCGGTAAAAACGCCAGCGGCGGTGACGTCACCCTAAAAGGCGGTTCAAACGCGGAAACGCTGTACGTCGATGAGTCTTACAACGCTGCCAGCGCCTATGTGAATAACAGCGGCGCAGCTATCTCCATGCGTAACGACGGCACCATCAACATTAACCGTACCGCGCAAAACAGCGTGGCGATGAATATCGGCGAAGATCCGGTTCTGTCCAACACCACCGGCTCGGTATTTGTGCCGAAAAACGTCACCGTTGAGAATACCGGCACCATTAACGTGAACGGCAAGAACAGCGCCGGGCTTAAAGCGGCGGGCGCATTTACCCTTGCCAACAGCGACAGAATTATCAATACCGGCATCATTAACGTCACTGGTGCGGGCAGCTCCGGTATTTTTGCCGCCTCAGGGGCTGAAATCATCAATGACGGCAGTGTTGTTGTCACCGGTACGGCCTCCCTGAACAACCGCGCCTACGGTATTCGGGCAGACAATGCCACCGTCTCGCTGGAAAGCAACAGCTCTCTGACGGTTAAAGGCAGCTACACCACCGGTCTGTATGCGCGCACCGGCGGCCAGATTAACGTTAACGGCGGCACCATCGCCGTCCCCGTAGACGCCAATGCCACCAACCAAGTGGTGTTCTGGGTCTCCGGTAAAAATGCCGAAGGCGTTACCTCCACCATCAATTTCTCCAACCCAACTAACTACTCGCTGGAGAATAACAATTCGACGCTGTTCCGCGTCGATCAGGGCGCGACCTACAACGGCAACAGCTCTAATCTGGAAACTGTCAACGTCGACGGCGACGGCTCTAACGGCTATACCATCGCCACCCGAGGCACGACCTTTATCAGCAGCGCGACAACGCTCAACGTCAACGGCGCTGGTGCTACCGGCATTAACGTCAACAGCGGTGCGGGTACCGACAACAGGGTCAATCTGACCAGAGACACGGAGATTTCGGTCAACGGCAGAGGCGCAACTATCGCCACCGTAGACGGCAACACCTACGACGTGCTCGGCAATAAAGTCGGTCAGGACGGCGCTAAGCTGATTACTGAAGCACAGCTGAAAGCGGGTAACGGCGGCCAAGTAGCTGAAAACGCTATCGGCTACAAGATCATCAACAAAGGCGAGCTGGTGCAAAACGGCACCATCAACTTCAGCAACGCCTCTAACACCACCGGTGTGTACATTGACGGCGGCACGCTCACCAACAACGGCGCCATTACTTCTAACGGCATCGGCGTGGACGTCTATCAAACCGGCTCCGACACATCAGTGGTGAACAACGCCAGCGACATTACGGCTATCAACGGCACTGCGGCCATTCGCCTGAATAACCGCGCCTCTCTGAAAGTCGGCGGCAGCGGCACTATCACCGGCCACGGCACAGCGGATGCGATTCGCGTCATGTCCGGCGCCAGCCTGACCACCGACGGCGCTAAAATTGTCGTCAACGGTACCGGTAGCGGCATTCATTTCCTAAATACTGCCAGCGATGCCGCAGGCAGCACCTTCCACTTATCCGGCTCGGGCACAATTAGCGTGACGGGAAACAACGCTGCCGGGATCACCCTCGAAGGCCAGAACAGCAGCGGTAATCCGACCATGTCCAACGCCAATATGGACACCCGAGGTTCTGAACAGCTGATTATTAACGTTAACGCGCTGGGGGGTAATGGCATCGTTACCAATACCTCCGGCTACGTGTATTCCGGCACCAGCGTTAATATCAACTCCGCTGACGGTCAGTCGGCTCTGGTCGTTAAGGGCACCACCACGGACATCCAGCAGGCGGGTAACCTGACGTCTCAGTCAACGAGCTCTGCCGTGGTTGACCTGACGCAGTTAAGCAATCCAACCTCTACACTGGGCTTTGCCAACAGCGGCAAAATTACCGCTAGCGGCGGCGGGCTGGCAGTAGACGCGGCAACACATTCCGGCAAAGTGAACTTCTCTAACACCGGTTCGGGGAACATCACCGGCGGCGTTGCGCTGGGCAGCGGCGGCAACAGCATTCTGCTGCGCGACAGCAGCAGCGTGGACGACGTGACTACCGGAAACGGCAACAACACCATCACCGTGCAAAATGCCGCTAAGCTCACCGGAACGCTAACAGCGGGCGACGGTGCAAACACCGTCAACCTGAAAGACACCAGCCAGACTAACGCCGTCACCCTTGGCAACGGCGGCAACGTGGTGAACGTGTACGGCGGCACCCTTAACGGCACGCTGCTCTCCGGCTCAGGAAGCGATCGCTACTCGTTAATTGGCGTCAACGTCGGCAATGCCACTCCGGCACAGAGCGTCAACGCCTTTAGCACCCTGAACGGCGGTGCGGGCATCGACCTGCTAACAGCCACTCAGAAAACCTGGTACACCCTGACCGACCCCAACAATATTCAAAACATTGAAAACCTCAGCGTGGAGCAAAACTCCACCTTTGAAGTGAAAAATATCAATCTGGCGCTGACGGACGCCGGCGCAGGCACCAACATCGTTAGCCTCGATAGCGGCAGTACCTACTTTATTAACTTTGACGCCACGTCCACAGACTACCTGCTGCAGCAAAATATCCGGGGCGACGGCACCATTCGCACCAATACCAACGGCAAGATGTTCGACTTTGGCAATGCGGATTACACCCGAGACAACTTCACCGGTACTCTGGCACTGGGTAACGGCAGGATGAACGTGGATGGTGATAATACGATAGCGTTAACCAACGCCACTCTACAGCTCGATACTGACGGTGTTGGCATACTGGAAAAAGGCCTGCCGACACAGGTTATTGGCGGCCTGCGGTTTAACGGCGGTACCCTACTGGTCGAAGAAGGCTTTATCGGCTCCAAGCAGAACCAGCTGCACAGCCACCTTCAGGTTACCGATCTGGATGTGAGAGGTGACGGTACCGTCAACGTTATTGCCGACGGTTTTGACAACGACTACAACCCACAGCAGCAGCTAGAAGACCTTTCTCGTAAATCACTGCTGCGACAGGATGAAGGTAACCCGCTGGTAGCGATAGTCAATGCGACCGGTACGGTGCTTGGTAAAGCCGTGGATCTCGATCTGGTTCTGACGGATCCTAACGGCAACCCGCTGCCTGACGATAGGGATCAGGATCAGGACATTCGCCAGAACAATGAAACCGTTGCTATCGGCACCTACGGTATTGGCGGCACTACCGGCACCCTCGGCGATGGCCTGTACGCGGCCTACCTGCTCAAACAGATAGACATTCTCAACGGTAAAACCGTCAATCTGGAAACTAGCCCGGGAGACACCAACAACTCTCTCGATCTAAGCGCTAAGCTGACCGGCACAGGCAACGTGAGTATTAACGCTTATGGCACCTATCTGTCGCTTTCCAACAATAACAACAACTACACCGGCAGCACTGTGGTCAATCACGGGATCTTGATCCTTGGGGACAACAACGTGCTCGGCCAAGCAAACCAGCACACCAGCGCCCTTAATCTGGTGACCAACACGCAGGTGCAGTTTGGCTCAACAACGCAGTACGTCGGCCAGTTAAACAGCCAGCGCAGCAGCCTTGTTGCCCTTGAACAAGGCACGCTGAATATTTCCAACGGCGGCGTTGTTAACGGGCAAATCACCTCTGCGGCAAACGCGTTCTTAAAAGTGAACGGCGGCACGCTGGACGTCACCGCAGCCAATACCGGCTACCACGGCACCACCGCCATTGCAGCTCCGGCCACGACCAACATTTACCACGTTGCTGGCCTCGGTGACGGCGCTATTTCACTGGCGGGTATTTTGAACGTCACTAAGGCTGCGCCGGGTAACCTGATGAACGCTATCTCCGGCAGCGGAAAGGCAAATATCGTTAACGGCTCAGACGTCAACCTGACCGGCAACAACAGCGGCTTTAGCGGCAGCTTTAACATTGATGCCAAAAGCACTCTTCGCGCCTCTTCTGCGCAGAATATCGGTGACGACACGCCAAGCAGCGTTACACGCGCAGCGCCGCTGGCAAGCGGCACGCCTGCTGCCATTCACAACAGCGGCAGCCTCTGGCTGACCAACGCACAGGCGAAAACCTGGACCGTCAATAACCTGATCGACGGCACCGGTGACGTCTACAAACAGGGAGGCGGCACGCTGGCCCTCACCCAGTCCGCCGCGCAGTATACGGGTAAAACCTATGTGAATCAGGGGGCTCTCACCGCTGGTGAAGTCGCCTCAGCGATCACGGTGAAATCCTCTCTGGTAAATATTGCTCAGGGCGCCCAGTTTGGCGGCTACGGCTCCATCGCCGGTTCAGTTGATAACAAAGGAACCTTTAACGTCGGCGGGCTGGATAAAGCCGAATTGAAAAAGGCCACCACTTACAGCGTCAACGGTAGCTTCAGCAACGCGGGCAGCATCATTCTGGGCAGCGATAGCGTCACGGGCAGCACGCTTAACGTCGGTGGCGACTACGTCTCCAAGGGCGGTGCACTGTACCTGAATACTGTTCTCAATAAGGGCTTTGCTGAAACCGACACAGACCAAATGCGGGTAGGCGGCAGCGTCCGTAACGACGGCGGCCCGACCCGTATTTACGTCCAAAACGTCTTGGGTAAAGGCGCCTTTACCCAGCCGGACGCCATTAAAGTGGTGGACGTCAAAGGCGGCACAGACGGTTCAGCCTTTGTACTAGGTCGCCCAACGGTCATCGGCATTTACGAATACCGCCTGAGCAAAGGCACCAAAGACAACAGCTGGTACTTGAGCTCCTTTAACCCGGTCTACCCACCGGGAGAAAACGTCGGCGAGCCGAATCTGCACTACGTTAACCCGATGATCGGCGGCTTTGCGGCAAACCAAAATGCCCTGTCGCTGTTCAACATGACGCTGCACGATCGTCTGGGTGAACCGCAGTACGCAGAAAGCCGTCGTCAGGATGACGATCTGGCTCACTCCCTGTGGATGCGCGTCGTCGGCAGTCACCAGCGCTACAACGCTATCAGCGATCAGGTACGCCTTGACGGGCACAGCACCGTTGTTCAACTGGGCAACGATCTGATCCACTGGAGCGATAACAATGACTGGCGCGGCCGCGCCGGTATCATGGGCGGTTTCGGCAACCAGAAAATGTCCAGTAAATCGCGCCGTACCGGTTCCGAGGCCACGGCAAACGTCAACAGCGCCTACAGCGTTGGGGTCTACGGTACGCTGTACCAGAATGATGAAAATCCGCTGGGAACCTATATCGACACCTGGGCGCTGTACAACTGGTACAGCAATACCGTTGCTATGTCCGGCTATTCTGACGCCAATTACGACAGCCACGGCTACAACCTGTCCATTGAGGCTGGGCACACCTTTGTCTTCGATAAAGACGAAGAAAAACAGCGCGAATGGCAGTTTATGCCGCAGGCACAGTTAACCTACGGGCAGATGACCAGCGATGGCGTCAGCAACGATGCCGGGCTGTCGATTGATAAAACCAAGTCAACGTCTCTCGAGTCGCGTCTTGGCGCTCGCCTGACTCGGGTTTATCACTTCGAGGACGACCAAAGCGTTCAACCTTTCGTCGAAACCAACTGGCGTCACCAGTTCCGCAGCAATACGCTGACGTTTAACGAAACCTACCAATTTGAGAATAAGCAGCCTGAAAACCGCTATGAGCTGAAAGTCGGCGTTGAGGGCCAGCGCAATAAAAACCTCAACGGCTGGGCTAACGTCTCCTACTCTGTGGGCGACAGCGACTACCGGGAACCTAAGGCCATGGTGGGAATTAAATACCAGTGGTAG